The genomic stretch CTGGCTCTCCTCCACATCCCTCTGCACAACCCCCAAGGTGTGGacttcctgcttttccatcaTTTGGCCATTTCAGTGGTCTCCTCCTAAAGGGCACATAAACCTGCCAATTACAGTTctgtggctgcaggtacctgttagtgaaaaaaaggcaacaagGATTTTAAATCTTGAGGCACAGATGCTTTAACACAGTTGTTTATTATGACAGTGAAATAttcaaacaaaaccaccaactTTTTATGGAACAATAAAAGTGCAAATGTACTTTGGAATTAAATAGGAAATGAATTTATAAACGTTTCATTAAAATGGGCTGACACTTTGAGCCTATAAAcacttaaaaaaccaaaacaatagCAGCTGAACACTTCAGTTTCCTCTTTGGTCTTATGATTAACCAGCAAAAAATAGTTGTACCAGGAATGTCCATTAAGAAAAGTACTTAAAATTTACGTTACTCTACAGAGATTCAAAATCAAAAGAGGAATGTTTGCAAGATATTTGGTCAGATAAAATATAATGCCTTTGAGAAACAGAGAGCATTTTTcaacaaaaaatgaaattacatgtATGAATTTTGGTACTGTAAATTAACTTACTCTCTTGCAGGTGTGACTCCTCTTCCCAATCAACGTTCAAAAAAACAACTTCATTTGCACAGTCTTTGCAAAATTAGGTTGCAGGTAAGAGAACCAAGAGCCTCTGCTAGGGCTAATAACATgctcttttttctgtgtttgtgtttctgtttaCACACACACGGGCAACCCTACTGAATCCATGGCACATTTTAACAGCTACAGCCTTAGCAAACAGGTAAGCACAACCTTGCTGTGTAtccatgggctgggagaggaggaaggcaaAAGGGCCACAGGATTACTCATATGGGTCAAGCTCTCTGTACACATCCCTGGAGATAAGGCCCTGAAACagctccagcacacagcaggcaCCAGTGCTGTCATGTTTCTGTGGAATAAGATGAATGCTGTAACAGAAACACAACTTCTGTCAGCTCCTTTCATCAATCCTACTCATGAATGCATGCTTTAGAGCAGATAAGGGGAATACATTTAATATCTCACTTGTACACCTGAGCCACCAAGTGCACACACATTGCCTCATGGCAGGATGCCCCCTCACTTCAAGAAGGCTCACCCAAGCTAAAGGTGAAAGCAAACACATGCATTTTCTCCACCATGAACTCAAAGCATGCCTTGCTGAGCAAAAACTCACACTGAAGATCTACTTGCACAGCTAATGAACTGAGGGTTTGCCTCAATTTTTACCCTGATGGACTCAGCTGCTTTCGAGAGATtgtcaaaacaaaacccacttaAATCTCTTTACCCTACACTGCAAATCCACTTGCTTTCAATAGTTCTCCAATTTTACCCCACGTCCTTTGGCTTGTTTGCAGTGCATCTTCTCTGAGAGTTTACCATCACTGTCACTCTCCCCTCAGCCCAACTTTCATTTTCTAAACTATTTACACTCTCCACCATCTCTTCTTGTCATGTATTTTCCAATACAACTCTCTTCTCCTGACCTTACTACATTTTAGTGAGGAAGTACTTAGCAAGTCCATTAGAGATTTCCATGTATTGTGGCAATACTAAACAAATGCACACCCCTGTCAGGAAAAAAGATCCCTTTTCAGAGACAGGGATGCAGTGACAGAAATAGACAGCTGACTGAAGTGATCATGATGCCAGAACTAACAACTCAAGGATTTTCATGTCAAGAGTTCAGGCAGCCACAATACCCTGGGCTGGCCATCTAGTTCTTCTTTGGGCAAAAGATTCAATGGCTTTGATTGCAGAACTGCATCTTATTTTAAATACCAAGAAACACAAGCCTGCAAAAATAGTACATATCATggtctgctaaaaaaaaaaaaaaaaaacaaccaacaaccCAGAATGTAGCTGACTTAGTCTTAAATACCATGTGCAAAGAACATTTGATCAATACTACCTATAAATACACTATTTGTATTTGTAGAAAGAAGCACAGGGCTTTGAATACAAAAATAACCCAGCTTGTGGGTGTGACCTATGCCATAATTACCTGAAAATATGACTGCAAGAGCAGTTAAAGAAATAGACAGAAATAGGCAAACATCTGCCTAGGGAGTGTTTCCATTTAGAAAAATAGATTTGTATAAAGTTTCATACATTTTGACAATGGTTGTTCCATGTTCTGATGCACAGAACTGTGAGTAAGGCACACCAATCCATCAGGGAGTGGAAGAGCAGGTTAGTTACTTCAGGCTATCCTAAAGCTTCCCAGAAGTTACACTTGGTCCTTCACAATTTGGGAGTGCTCTCtcaggacacagcactgcaggtagTAAGGCACATGCATAGCTTCCTGAGCACCAGCAATTTAGCAACACATTTTGGGACTTAATACATCAAATGTTTGAGCAGGTGaccaaaaaaaagcaaggatttgaatttctgaattttctgaTGCCCTGGCACTCCTGCAGGAGTAGCTAAGGACACTTGTAAACCTGGCTGCATCACAACTCACCAGGTTATTCCAGCAAGTGGGACATAACCAGACAAAAAGTGGCAATAATCTGCTTGATATTTATACTCAGAGGGCACCAGCATCTGTAGCCCAAGACTGCTACTGTACCACGAATCAGTGCTAAATAATTCTGAAGTACCCTGAAATATTTTACTCCCCATAACAAAATAACAATTTGCTATTGTACAGCACTAGAAAATCCCATCAAGGTTATTTGGTTCAAACACTGACACAATCAAGACAACTGGTTAGGCAGTTatccaaaaatcccaccaaactcctaccagggagcaggagggtgcCACAGTCAACTTACGGCACTGAGATTTGGATTGGTTTAAGGTTTGTTCCAAAATATAATAGagaatttcttattttgttaTTGGTCCTTGAGGTAAAGcatattttaaggaaataatACTTGAATACataaacaaataataaaactcAACTAGAATCCACAAACAAATGAACCTCGgagtatttctttaaaaagattttCCTTGGGATAATTCAACAACCACTCCTTTAACAAAACACTATAATGCCTCCTCAATAGCAATATTTAGTGCAGCCAATTATCCTAAAAATAAAGCCTTTGTGAAAATAAAGTGCTATTTGTTTCCTTCTATCTGCACTTCAATCCTTCAGTATAACCTTCACTTGAACACAAATGTAAAACTAGAGTCTTCATCCTGTTACCAGAGCAGTTTCACTTCTTCCCTCAAGTTTACATTAGCATGTGTTACATTTCTATTTAGCACAATGTGCTCGATTACCCAGGAAATTTAAAGCACGGCATTGAGCATTTCAAACTGTGATCCACACCCATGCTCTAGTGCTTATCACATTTTAGGAACATCTTGGTACATTGATGGATGAGGGAGGTGCTGTTTGCACTTGGAAGTTTTTAAATCCCACATGGATTTTGCATCataaaaaatcacagaaaaagcTCTATTTTGCCACTAAGACAAGAAATTAACATGGATTTCTAAAAATGTCAGTTTGAGCCTTTTAGTTTGCAAACTGTCCACCGAAGGCAACACTTGAGGACTAAGGTGTTTCCCCAGAAATGTCAGAATTTCCCCACGTACAACCAATGAGAATGAGAATCACAATTTCAGTAAGTCTTGGCCCGCTCTCCTCAGGTCAGGaacagaaccacagaaccacATTTCACCGGTCCCACCATCCCCAGGCAGATGCAGGCTCCTGAAGCACCAGCGAGCCGGGAGTGTGCGATGGAGAGCCCCggggtgcagcagctctcccagcaccGGCTCactctcctggcagctcccGCTTGGCCTCAGCGCTGTGGCGGCACAGGGCGGGCACCGGGCGCCAGTACCGGGGGCTGCTGTACATCCTGATGATGTGCGGGGCCTGCACCCACGTGCTGATCAGCTGGAAGGCCACGAGGTCCAGCGTGGGCCCGTCAAAGGCAGACAGCAAGTTCACCGGGGCCGCTTCCTTGAGGAACCGGGGCAGCGCCACGGCCTCGGGGATGCTGGTGTTGCCCAGGAAGAAATCCATCAGCACCTGCTTGCGCAGGCAGTCCCTGAGGTACAGCACCAGGTCCTCCAGCCGCTCCACCAGGAACTGCTCATCCCAGGCCTCCAAgggcccctgcagcagcagggagaaaagaGCCGTTTTCAGTACGTAGGAGGAGAGCACTCGGCCCCACTGGGAGCAGAAGGGCTCCTCCAGGCCGTGCCCGCGGAGGTCCCGCAGGCCCTTGAGGATCTGCAGGCACTTGAggtggcaggaggcagccggggCCTGCTCcttcagccagcccagcagccgCTGCTCCTGCCGCGAGGCGTTGAGGCCCCAGAGCGCCTCGGGGGCCGGCGAGCCGTGGGAGGCCTCGGGCGGCAGGGCTGTGAGGTAGAGCGCGTCGCCGAGAGGGATGGCCGGGATGAGGCGCACGGCCATGGAGATGTGGCAGCACACGTAGTCGGAGCAGGGCAGGATATGCAGCGTGGGCGGCTGCCCGGGGCACGCCGAGAGGCTGATGCGGCACCGCTCCTGCAGCCGATAGCGCACGGCTCCCAGGCACCGCTGCAGATGGCCCTGGAACCAGCGCAGCACCAGCCCCGAGGAGAGGTGGCTGCGGCCCTGCAGCTCCACGCAGAAGCCCTCGGCAAAGGGCCGGCAGCGTCGTGTCCAGCCGTCCCTCGCCCGCAGGCCGCAGACGAAGGCGCCGCACGGCCCCAGCCCGTCAGCGCAGCGCGGCTGGGGCTCCAGGTGCGGCGGCAGCCGCAGGGGCACCAGGATGTCGAAGCAGTCGGGGCTGCGCACCTTGTGCTGCTCGTAGGCGCTGCCGATGCGCACGAAGTCCCCGCGGAGGCTGAGAGCCAGCGGgccgggctgcagcccctgcgCCTTGGCGGCGCGCACCAGCTCGGCCACCACCCGCCCCACGTGCGCCTTGCTGTGGCCCAGCACGTGCGGCGACACCCGCAGCTGCCGCGCGTGGAACCGCTCCAGCGCTCCTCgccgcgcccccgccgcgcaccgcgccccgccgcgccgggggccgccgcccgccgcgccgTAGCAGCGGGCGAGCAGGCAgccgagcagcagcagcgccgagCCCTTCAGCAGCGGCACCCCGGAccccgccgcctccgccgccgCGTCCTCCGGGCCCCCCGCGCCCTCGCCGGCCGCGCTGCCGCGCAGCGCCTGGTAGAGGCAGAGGAGCGCGGTGCAGAGCGCGGTCAGCAGCGGCCAGAAGCCCCGCACGCGGAGGGGGGACACGGGCAGGGCGCGGCGGGGGCTCGGGCCGCGgggggagccgccgccgccacccAGCCCCGCGGGCGGGGAgcgcccgcccccgccggccCCCTCCTCCGCCGCCCCGGCCGCCCCCAGCGCGGGCCGCGCCGCTGCCCCTCGCCCGCCGCGCCCTGCCTGCCCCGGccgccgctccgctccgctgCCGGCTTCCTCTTCCGAGGGACGCGGCCCCGCGTCAGCCGCCGGCTGAGCTCAGAGGAAATGCCGCGGGCGGCGGCCCGAGGGCCGGGGGCGTTGTCCGACgggggccggcccggggcggggagcggcgccGCCCGCGAGGTCGCGCTTTCCCGATTTCGCGATCTCCCGCTTTCCCAATCTCCCGCTTTCCCGCCTTCCcgcccaggcaggcagagccccccGCAGCCCTGCCCGTGCCGGCCCCGAAAGAGGAGCGAGAGTCGGGTTCCGTGCCCCCCTCACTGCATCAGCGTCCTGCAGCGTGTTTTGGCGTGAAGCTGCGAGTTTCTGTACCCCCACAGGAGGGGACGGCGGTGTCGTGTCACAAGCTCCACGTTGCACGTTTTTCCTCAAAGAAGTCTTACAGGCCTGGCCCGCTGCAGGCGAGTCCATCCagtttccagctctgcctgagggTCTCGGTGCCAAAACCATCAGTGCCAGTGCACCAGGGTGTGTACGGGCTGCTGCTGTACTAACAGCTGCCTGCCGTCATAGAATCATTCAAAAcccttgggattttttccttgtgCCCAAATTAGCAAATTAAGAGAGAAGAAATAACCCTGGGGGTTAAATCTACACAGGTACTTGAGATGATTTTTAAACACATAGTTTGCTGGGAGTATGTTAAACTGTCTCAAATATTGATGGGGACAGGGTCATCATCCTCAGCTTCTGTTTGCCTAATAAATATTTGCAGAGTTTTGAAGCTGTTTGTTGAAGTTTAAGGACTATCTATGTAAGCATTCTGCTTAGTTTAATTTTGGGTGATaaagttcctgctgctgcatctgCACAGTGCCATGGGGGGCTCCATGTAGGTGAAAAGCAGTGCTTGAACACAAGAGACTGAACCTAGCTAGCTGCAAATGCTGTAACAAGGAATGGGTCAGAGAACCAAGAGATGCCCTACAAATGTTTGGTTATGTAATTGTGTTTATATGAAACAAAATATGACATTAGGTACATAAAAACCATACCTGACAGGAAGTGGCATATGTTGCATAGCCAAGATGCTGCACACAAAGGCAAACTAGGTAACCAAGGTCAAGCAGTCTGAATTAATTCACAGGTAACCAACCTAGGGTGAGAGTTAAGAGTACACTTGAAGATACAAAGAGAAGTCCTAATCACTCCAACTCTGACTCTTGGAGTTACAATCAAGAGAttgaggatttttaaaatgaaaaataaagcagatgtAAGGGCAAGAAACCACAAGCAATTTTATAACATCTCAGCCAGCAAAATATTCCATGTCGTAAAACCAAAAGCATGTTTTCTGACAGCTCCAGCCAGCTAAGTCCATAGCCTTGCTTCTCAGAAATATCACCCCACAATAGCCATATCTTGCAAAGAAAACCCAGGAAATGAAAAGCATCTTTCCCACCCCCTGTTTCATGTTTTCCTATATTTCTTCACAAGGCTGAATGAGGGGACAAAACCATCCATTGTTCTGCTTATTGCCTGTGACCCATCACTTTACTTTGTCCTgcacccccaaaactccaaacTGTTTAAATAACACAGCTGCCCTGGTATTAAACCGATCCTTCAAGACGTTTTATTGGAAAATATTGTTGAACTCTGTGAACCCTTGGCTCATACATTCAATTTTTACTAGCCTGTGGGAGTTTTTTTTCACCCTCAAGCCCAACATGTTTCACGTGCCTTTGGGCcttgctccaggcacagtgatTTTTTGAAGACAGGCAGCATTCTCTTTTCATGCAGGGTTGATTTGATTAGCTGCACAGCCATGCTCAGGAGACAGACAGCTgcatctgcaggagctggcacagcccttcatgcctgctgcccacagggatCCTGGAGCTCACCAGCACAGCAATTATCCCTCTGGGACTTCTGCACAGGACagtgctgcagcttcccaggcaGCCGTGTGCCCCATGGCTGGGGGAAATGCAGATGTCACCACAGCcagtggcacagccccagggccagctgGCCAAGAGCTGTGACCAGCCACACCAGGCCTGGCAGTGCAAACAGGCTCAGCACCTGCTTCTACATGCCCAGGTGGTGCTGGGGCAGAGTCTCTCAGGCTGCAGAGTAACTGGCTGAATGCTAGTTGTATGACCTTAACATCAGAACCAGAATGAATCCACAGCAATGATTTTTACCAATGctgtttaaattaaattactcctttctctccttctcagCCAGAGGCAAGATGAAATCTGCAGAGCCTTGGGCTGATGAGAGATGGCCAGTGGCCCGTTTTCTAGGACCTTGGCTGCTTCATGACTCCCTGAGCACAGGGTGAGTCTCTGGGAAAAATGCTGAGTACGTCAGAGGTGGGAGATGTCCCAGAGGTGCTCAGCTTTATGAAGTTTTTAATAGCAATTGTGTACTCAAGAAAAATAATAGGTTGTACACTAATAAACATGACCTCAAAATTGTGACCAGAGAGAATTCATAACATCAATTTTTACTACCATTGTTCAAATCACCCATTGTTTAAATCTGTTATCTAAACACTCATTCCAGAATGTCCCATATACAGGATATCCTGCTCACTAAATAAGGAATAATGTTATTCCTAGACAAGTTGAGCTAAAAATAGCTCATGATAGTTCTGGGGGAGATTTGAAGAGGTAAAAGAATGCAGTGGGTCAGAGCATCCATTAAAGTTTCTCCACAGCTGGCAGTATTTCATACATCAGTGTGACTGATCTGTTCATGCCCAGTACACCAGCCACTgtcaggcagagcacagcacctGAGGAGATAGAAGGAAGTAGAAGGACAGAAGGCACCAACAGGTGATGATATTTGACTGATGCTTTTATGATCTACCTGAGACACAAGTCTGAGGTTTCCTCCCAGCTATCCCAGGTTGGTGTCTGCCCTGCTGAACCAGAACTGCACAGTCTATGCAGGTGCAGGAGGAAGTCTCTGGggatcccttcctgcagcagtgctgtgcagctgcttttcTACAGCAAGTGGGTTATACCTCCATCTTCTCATAATGCACTGTTAAACAGTCTGTATCAGGAAAGTACAATGACTGATTGCAAAAAAATACAAGTCTGAATGGTTGGTCACTTGGCTTCATATCCCAGTAATTACTCTTCTAATTGTTTCCTCTGAAAGCAAAGCTACCAGCACATATCTCCCACAGCCCACTGGATGGTCCAGCCAAGGAGATGCCATGATCAAAATAAATATCCTTTGCCTGCCATTCCTCTAACTCCCAGATTTTATGGGATACTTTTAACTACAATACAAACCAACAGCATCAGACAGACATAAATCCAGTTTTTATTGTGGACTAATGGATCTCTGCCGGTcacagcagcaggggatggGAAAACAGGAGAGGGTGCCTTGCTACCACAAAGAGCTGAGGGAGCCAGACCTCCAGAGCACTACATGGACATGAAGGAGTTTGGGATGTAGGGGTGTAACTGCACATTctctcttaaaatattttgcttacCAAGTTGGATGTGCTTGCCACCTCTGCCAGTCTCTTTCTCACTATCAGCAGGGTGTAGCACTTCTTAATCTGAGAGTCTGCAAGCAGACTGGGTTGCTGTAAACCACACACAGCCCAATACAGGATTTCCTTTCTGTAGAAGGATGGCTTCCTGAGTACTTCATACAACAATCTCTTGTCCAAGCTTGTCCTTATCACAAACAGCAATATCCTGGCTTCTGTGCTGGTGATCAGTACATTTCCAGCTTATCCCATATCATTTGAAAACCCTCAGGGATTACTTTTTTGCATAGAAATTTGTTTGAGCAGGGCATTTATACTTACCCATTACCTGGCATTCAGGAAGACATGCCTATGTGTTCCCAGCTAAGGACTGAGCCAGGAATGaaacccccagcccctctgcatcAGTGTCATTGGCACACTGAGGTCTGTCTGACCAGCTGTGACTCTGGGACTCTGCTGTCCCGTTTTCCATGAAGATCAAGTGGCTCATGTTGTGAGGAACTCCAACTACAGCATCATGAAAAGGAAGCACCTTTCagctttctttctctcttccaggGAGAGTGCAAGTACACAACCATCATACAGAAGGGTTATCAGCAGTCATGGGGAATGTTTCTTATATTGAAAATGGAGACACAAAAACTCTCCAGGTCAAGACTTGCACTTGCTCTTTAAGTTCAGTTTTCGATGTAATCTAGGTTTGAATGACAACAGTCACAGCTTCCAGTGCTGTATCTAAACACTCCAGCCAACAAGCCCTGCTAactctcccagggcagcagaggaagggatCACGCTGTGCCAGTGACAAGGCCCCAGTGTGTCACCTTCCATGCAGGAACCTCCTCagcccttccctttccctgtcacccccagggctcagcagatGTTGAGGGTCTGAAGATCCCCACTGTGGAATCCCCAGGTTTAAAAAGAATCAGATAGAGCCAAACCTTGCATGTGCTCGTGTTGAAATAGATTAACAAAAAACAGTTTAATACAAATCTAATTAAACTTGGACACATTTGAGTGTGTTCAAATATGAATTTAATCACTGACTGAAACAGTTTAGTTTAATTAATGGAAAGTAACTGAAATGTGTGTTTGCACCATAACTTGCTTAACTAATAAATAATGATCACATAGCTGAGCCCTAATTTACTGATTAAAGCAGAGTATTTTAAATGAGGATCTTAGCAGTTTCAATTTACCAGTTTGGGGTTGTGCCATTTCTGTTTTTCGCAACCAGGGCAaggcagctggagaagaggCACCAGGCTTgtcccacagctctgtgctggtttcagcagggctgtgtcagTCACTGGTGGCTTTCAAAGAGcagcaaaggagcagcagctgcccctgtcccctccagtgACTGTCATTACTGGGTCTTTCTGCTTTGGGTTCATGTACCCCTAAGCTTGTCATAAAATTAGAGAAGGGGTTTTGTGCCTGACAAATACCCTGCAGCAGCAAGCTACAAAGATGAAGTTTAGGCACAAAGTGATGAGATGCAGCTCAGAGAATCAAAGCAAAGCACACAACAGGGAACAAGCTCTGTTATCAGCTTAAAGCCCCAAATAATGAGATGATCCTGGCTCAGCTGACACTCTCCTGATGAGCCTGAGCTGGATCACCCAcccagggaaaaggagggaaaatacAGCGTGGGAGGGAGGATCTGTCTGGGGAAACTGGCTTATCAGCACTCAGCAATTAGGATGGGAAAATCTGAGGCTCTGGCTCACAGCACCtgttctgcagggctggagggtaGTGGCAGCTCTAGGAAGGCCTGTCCTGGACCCTCACCTCATCCTGCCAAGGACAGAGAGGGGGAGAAGTAATGGCTTAAAAGGAAAGTGACCTGCAGAGAAGACAAAGCAACCCCAGACTATCAAAGGACCCGAGCCAGCACTGTTTCTCACTGTGTTCCCagagggatgggagcagaggTCCTTGGGCTCAGGGAGGTGTCACACCACACCCAAACCCATCCattgctgctggagcctggcagcAATCCCCAGCTGGATTATTCCCATCAGGAAAcaccaccccagggacaccagccCACAGAGGGCAGAGTCCTGTGCACTGCTCTGGCCCACCTGATTTGGGTGGAAAGATGCTGAGGggatgctgccagcactgctcagcattGATTGAAATGAAAACCTTGCAGCACAGTGCCTGGTCTAGGAGATGTCTGCACATGGAGTTGGTGAAATCATGGCTAAAAATCAGCCTCAGGCATGTAATCTTCCTGGTTCAAAGTAAACTCTAACTGCTTGGCTGCCCTGTGAGGGGATGAGCAGTACAGTGACGGAACCTGAAATCTCAGGGCTAAATTTGATCTCTTCCCAGCATCTCTCCACAGTGATTTCTCAGGCTGTGTCCCTTTAACTAAGGTTAAACTTTGCACAGATCAATGCAAAGCCACACAATTACTTCATTTGCAAGGCAGCAAGGGCAGCATATTCCTATCTTTAAGGCCATTCAGATGAGCTTGTTTAATGACATTTTTACATATGGTGTCATAGGTTTCATTATTACAGTGTCAACCACTTGAACAGAGGTGGGAGCATCTTTCATGTTCTACCTAATTCaatttaaatctcttttttaaaatttatgatACAGAAGGCATCATATTTACTCCCTGGGACTGTAAAATACAAGTTTCTCACATAGATACAAATGCAAAGCAAACCCACTGGAACAACAGGAATGGCTCAGGCTCTGCTAAGGGAGACTGAGGTCAAGAACAAACTGCTTTACAACAAGCTGGTTCATGTTTGAATGTTATTTCTTTACTTCCAGAACACATTCTGTCTTCTGTTCCCTTTGCTATCCCTGAAGTGGTACCTTCAAACAGGGGAGGAGAATGATGAATGCAAAGGTTCACTTTCCCCATCTCAGCATGTGTGAACAGACACATCCATGACCTGGCTGAGGTCTTACCAGTGCCAGGGAGTGGATGCCTCTCTGGGGGCTTTACAAACATCTCACCAGCACTGAGTTCATGTTGCAGTGCCCAGAACCAGCCCCTTCCCTAGCCAGAGGGTCAGCAGTGCCCATGGGACCTTTACAGctgaatggagaaaaatatgcTTGCAGCTGAAGGAGGACATAAATGTTAAAGGAGCAGTGAGACTTGAGCCCATTGCAGCCTCCCTCTTTAGGGACTgtggctgtggtgctgcagagcacagacatGCCAGCTACCCCTGCAATAATTTTCTGATCCCCAGGCTAGCACAGAAAAGGAATATCTGTGGTGGGCAAAGAATGAAGAGCGTggactgaaaaacaaagaactgAACCTTACCAAAACCAAGCTTCTGCTCAGATTGCATCTCTTTAAATGGCACAACACTGGCCTCATATTAATGTGCTTTTCCCTccatctctctgctctgcctgctgccacagcaTGACAGATGACAGAGGCTTGGGGAGAGCTGCCTCAGGCTGCATGAATTTCAAGCTCTCTCTGAGAGCACTTTGATATTGGAAGTTATACACTTGAAATGTCCAGACCTTGGGCTCTGCTGTGGTTACAGCTTTTCTGGGATGTGCTCTGAGGGGAGCACAGCTTCAACAGCTCATCTCTGTGGGAAGATTTTTAGTCATTTAAGAAGTATGAAATACTAAGGCTTCTATCTGATCTTGCTAAAAGATTTCAGTTCACACAATTTCAGCACTTTAGCCTTTGGCTctggaataaataataaaccCTCTTTCTAGATTTGTTTTTTGACAGGCTTATGAATTATaagccaaataaatattttttaaatatcactCCTAAATACATTAGAAAACAATGAATTATTTGTGATAATGGAgttcttaatttaatttatttcccttGACTTAGCTCCCCAAGTAGATGAATATTGCCAAAAATAGCTATGTCCCAAAACAGCCAGGCAACAAGTCCATTTACAACCTCTCCATAGATC from Haemorhous mexicanus isolate bHaeMex1 chromosome 17, bHaeMex1.pri, whole genome shotgun sequence encodes the following:
- the ITPRIPL2 gene encoding inositol 1,4,5-trisphosphate receptor-interacting protein-like 2, which translates into the protein MDSPAAGQACKTSLRKNVQRGACDTTPPSPPVGVQKLAASRQNTLQDADAPAADAGPRPSEEEAGSGAERRPGQAGRGGRGAAARPALGAAGAAEEGAGGGGRSPPAGLGGGGGSPRGPSPRRALPVSPLRVRGFWPLLTALCTALLCLYQALRGSAAGEGAGGPEDAAAEAAGSGVPLLKGSALLLLGCLLARCYGAAGGGPRRGGARCAAGARRGALERFHARQLRVSPHVLGHSKAHVGRVVAELVRAAKAQGLQPGPLALSLRGDFVRIGSAYEQHKVRSPDCFDILVPLRLPPHLEPQPRCADGLGPCGAFVCGLRARDGWTRRCRPFAEGFCVELQGRSHLSSGLVLRWFQGHLQRCLGAVRYRLQERCRISLSACPGQPPTLHILPCSDYVCCHISMAVRLIPAIPLGDALYLTALPPEASHGSPAPEALWGLNASRQEQRLLGWLKEQAPAASCHLKCLQILKGLRDLRGHGLEEPFCSQWGRVLSSYVLKTALFSLLLQGPLEAWDEQFLVERLEDLVLYLRDCLRKQVLMDFFLGNTSIPEAVALPRFLKEAAPVNLLSAFDGPTLDLVAFQLISTWVQAPHIIRMYSSPRYWRPVPALCRHSAEAKRELPGE